The Fluviispira vulneris sequence TAATGTTTATTGAAAAATCTTCTCCATCAACAAGTTTTATCATCTATTTATTTCCTGAGTTGAGCTTACTGATTTCTATGTCAACAGTATCTTTTTTGTTATATGAAATATTAGAACTACTTGGTAACTCTGCAAAAGGATCGTTTTTAATTGATGTTTTATTGGCGTTTATAGCATCCTCAAATGCAGAGAGATGTTTAGAGCGAGAGCCCGCTAAACTAAGCTCTTTATCAAGATCTGTTTTTTCAGCGCCTGTTAATTCTGTTGATAATTTTGCTACAGCTTTTGATTTTTGCCGAGCATTGCGAATGGCTTCAAGATTTTTAGAGGATGAGTCTACGGACAATCCTGAAAGGCGATCGTTGAGTTCTTTGATTTTTTGACTGCTGATAATATCAGCAACAGTTTCTGCTTCTTCCTTATTGAGGGAATCTATTTGTGTTTGCAGTTCTAACAGTCTAACTTTATAGCGTTCGATTGCTTGTTGCTGTTCGGTGATCTCAGCTTCTAGCTCTTTGACCCTTTGCTCATTCTTTTCAGATTTATCAGCAAGTTGAGTATAGGCTGCTTTGTAGCGCTCATCTGGATTTTTCTTATAAAGTTCTATTGCACCAGCCATTTTTTGTTGAAGTTCTTCAGATTCTTTAGATATCTTTTTAACTTCTTCTGCTTTCATTTCACGAATTCGAATGAGTTCTGCAACGGCTTCACGCATTTCTTGGTAATCTTTGCTCCAATCTTCTTTTGTTTTGCGAAATTGTGAGCGGATGGCATCGGCATTGGATGTAACCATTTTGTCAGTCATCCTTTGTGTTTTACCTTCTGCAAGTCCGAATGCACTTGAAAAAAAACGCCCTAAGCTATCTAAAAAACCCATATTTTCCTCCAAAATTCCTATTTTCCCCCGATTCGTAGTCCGTCTCAGTGGCGAGTTGCTCGGAATAAT is a genomic window containing:
- a CDS encoding PspA/IM30 family protein — protein: MGFLDSLGRFFSSAFGLAEGKTQRMTDKMVTSNADAIRSQFRKTKEDWSKDYQEMREAVAELIRIREMKAEEVKKISKESEELQQKMAGAIELYKKNPDERYKAAYTQLADKSEKNEQRVKELEAEITEQQQAIERYKVRLLELQTQIDSLNKEEAETVADIISSQKIKELNDRLSGLSVDSSSKNLEAIRNARQKSKAVAKLSTELTGAEKTDLDKELSLAGSRSKHLSAFEDAINANKTSIKNDPFAELPSSSNISYNKKDTVDIEISKLNSGNK